GCTTCCCAAAGGTCGGCCTCTATTTTCTCAATGCTGCCATAGGCGTTTTCAGACACAGTACATCTTCCTTCCTGACAAAGGGCGAGAATACTCCGGTGTCATGCAAGTTGCAAGATGAGGAAAGCTATGAATCAAGAAAACAGTGTTTAACTGTCTTCTTCTTGAATCCTGCTTGGATTGGCGTATATTCTGCCGTCTTTACTGCAGGAGCCTCACGATCATGAATGAACATTATCCGTTTAACGAAATTGAACCGAAGTGGCAGAAGTATTGGCAGGATCAGAAGGTGTTCAAAGTGGACACCTCGATCCATGAGAAAAAATACTACTGTCTGACCATGTTCCCCTACCCCTCCGGCACGATGCATGTCGGACATGGCCGGAATTACATTATCGGTGACGCCGTCACCCGCTACAAAATGATCCGTGGCTTTCGCGTATTATCCCCCATGGGCTGGGATGCCTTTGGCCTGCCTGCCGAAAATGCGGCCAAACAACGCGGCGTCCACCCCAAAGAATGGACCTACAGCAATATCAAGCAGATGAAACGGCAGCTTCAATCCTGGGGCATTGCTTATGATTGGGATCGTGAAATCGCCACCTGCCATCCGGATTACTACAAATGGACCCAATGGGTTTTCCTTAAGCTCCACGAGCGCGGCCTGGCCTTCCAGAAGAACGCCCCGGTCAACTGGTGTGACTATTGCACCACTTTGGCCAATGAGGAAGTCCACGCTGACGGCACCTGCGAACGCTGCGGCCGCAAAGTGGTCAAGAAAGACCTGACCCAGTGGTTCTTCAAAATCACGGAATATGCAGGCAAACTCCTTGATGATTTGTCCTTGCTCGACCAGTGGCCGGAAAAAGTCCGCACCATGCAGGGGAACTGGATTGGCCGCTCCACCGGCGCGAAAGTAGATTTTACCATTGCAGAAACCGGTGACCCCTGCCCCGTTTTCACCACCCGGCCGGACACCATCTATGGCGTCACGTTCATGGCGCTGGCCCCGGAACATCCGCTGGTCGAAAAATTGTTGAAAAACAACCCGCGCGCTGCGGAGATCAAGGCCTTCGTCGAGAAAGAGAAAATGGTCTCGGCCGCCGAACGTACTGACGACACCGCCAAAAAGGAAGGTGTCTTCACCGGATTCCATGTCCGCAATCCCTACAACGGCGAGCTGGCTCCCCTCTGGATTACCAACTACGTCCTGATGGAATACGGCACCGGCGCCGTCATGGCGGTCCCCGCCCATGATCAGCGTGATTTCGAATTCGCAAAAACCTATAATCTTCCCATCAAGGTTGTTATCCAGAACCCTGAAGGCACACTCGATGCCGCCGCTTTGACGGAAGCTTATGTCGAAGACGGAGCCATGGCCAACTCCGCCCCCTTTAACGGACGGAATAACCGCGAGGCCATGACGGACATCATTCAACTGGCCAAGGATAAGGGCTTCGGCGATTTCACCACCAATTACCGCATCCGCGACTGGCTGATCAGCCGCCAGCGTTATTGGGGCTCCCCGATCCCGATTATTCACTGCACTGATTGCGGGGCCGTTCCCGTCCCGGAGAAGGATCTGCCGGTTCTGCTTCCAGATGATGTGGACTTCAAAACTGAACGGGGCAATCCCCTGTCTTTTCATGAAGGCTTCATCAACACGACCTGCCCGAAGTGCGGCAAGCCGGCCCGGCGCGAAACCGACACGCTGGCTCAGTGGATCTGCTCCTGCTGGTACTACCTTCGTTACGTTAACCCGCGCGACAATACAGTCGCCTACAATAAAGCGGATGTTGATTACTGGCTTCCCGTGGATCAATACATCGGCGGCATTGAACACGCCGTACTGCACTTGCTCTATTCCCGGTTTATCCTGAAGGTGCTGCATGATGCGGACACCTGCTCGTTCCCCGAGCCCTTCAAGGCGCTCTTCACGCAAGGCATGATCTGCAAACGCAGCGAGAAGGACGGACAGCTTTATAAAATGTCAAAGTCCAAGGGCAATGTGGTCTCGCCTGACGAGTTGATCCGCGAATATGGTGCCGACACCGTACGCCTTTACACACTGTTCATCGGCCCGCCAGAAAAGGACGCTGAGTGGAGCGACACCGCCGTGGAAGGCTCATTCCGATTCCTGCGCCGGATCTGGCGCAGAGTTCATGAGACCCATCCTCTGCTTCAGGCTTCAGCCAAGCTGAAAACCGATCTTTCTAAAATGGAGACACCTGAACGGGATCTCTACCGGAAGTTGCACGAGAGCATCGCCAAGATCACCCATGACCTGGAAGGCGCTTTCCAATTCAATACCGCGATCGCCCAGATCATGGAACTGATGAATGCCGTGGAAGCGATGAAAATTGACGCCAGCAGCAGCGAGCAATGCCGGGCCGTCTACCGCGAAACGATTGAAACCCTGGTCGTTTTGATTTCGCCGTTTGCCCCGCATATCGCCGAAGAGCTCTGGGTCGAGCTTGGTCATCAGCCGAGCGTCCTCACAGCCCCCTGGCCACAGGTGAATGAAAAGGCCCTGGCGCGTGACACCATCGAAATTGTCATCCAGCTCAACGGGAAGATTAAGAGCCGTGAGGTTATTCCCACCCGCCTGTCGCCCAAGGAAATTGAGACTCACGTCCTGACGCTGGAGCCGGTGAAGCACATGCTGACCGGTCTCACCATGCGCAAAGTGGTCGTGATCCCGGGCAAGCTGGTCAACATCGTGGCCACTCCATGAGCCGCTGGCTAACCAAACTACAAGAGTTAGGCAAATCCACGTTCGCCCTGACCTCAGGTGAGCGCAAAGCTGTGTACCTCGTACTGGCTCTTGCGATCCTGGGGCTTAGCGTGAAGTGCTGGCATGCAAATCATGAGCGACAACCTTCCGCAACGGCACGTCCTTAGGTGAGGATCGCAATTTATGAACACAGACTGGGCCCCACAATGACACGGCTCAGACAAGCTTCGCCCTCCAGTTAAAAATATCGAGAAGATAAGGATCATTCTACTGGAGGGCGAAGCTTGTCTGAGCCGCGTGGGCAGGGTGTCAAATAGAGGAATTGGCCCCCAGTCTTGCCAACCTTCTTCTGTTCCATTATGCTCCGGACGTGTTAAGGAAATTGCTATGAGTGGGCTAATTTTAGTGGAGGGCGCCGGCTTAGGGGTGCTATTGATGCTGTCCGCGTTCTTTTCGAGTGCGGAAACAGCCCTTTTCTCGCTTTCCCCGATGCAGATTCACCGGCTACGCCGGCATCACCCAAAAGCCACCAAACGGCTGGAAGAACTTCTCGCCGCCCCGGCCGACCTCCTCGCCAGTATTCTGATTGGTAACACCGTCGTGAATGTCGCCGTAGCCAACCTCGGATTTATTGTAGCGGAACAAATTTTTCCCCTCCATGGCGAACTGGTTGCCATCCCGGCTGTCACTCTGATTTTGATTATCTTCGGAGAATTGGCTCCCAAGCGTCTCGGACTGCGCAAACCTGACTCTCTGGCCATTCTCTATCTACCCGCCCTCACCCTCCTGATCAGACTCTGCGCCCCACTCCATATCCTGATGGAAAAAATCACACACTCTTTCCGGTCGCATTTCACACCACGTCGTTCCGCCCTGACCAAAGCCGAACTCCTCACGGCCGTGGATGTCGGACATGAAGAGGGCGTTCTCAATAAAGAGGAGCGCGCCATGGTGGATGGGATCATCCGCCTGGAAAAACTCCAGGCCAAGGATGTCATGACCCCTCGTGTAGACCTGATCAGCTTGGACATAGAAGATGACCCAGCCATCTTTGCGAATATCTGCCGTAAAGCCCGCTTCCGTTTCCTGCCCGTCTGCATCGGCGATCTTGATCATGTTAAGGGTTTCCTGGATGTCGCCAGATATCTCATGGATCCCGGGAAAGACATATCTTCAGCACTCCACCCGCATTTTTACGTACCCGACACCGCACCACTCGACACCCTGCTGACCATGTTCCAGCAACAATCACGTCGTCTCGCCATCGTCATTGACGAATACGGCGGTACCGCAGGCCTCATCACCATCGGCGATATCCTGGATGAAATCGCCGAATTTACCGGGGAGCAACCGGATGGCCAAAGCCCCAACATCGAGCCCGTCGGCGAGAATCGCTGGCAGGTCGCAGGTGATACAAGTCTTGAAGAAGTGAATTACGAACTGGATCTCGCCCTGGATGTCGAAGGCGCCGATCGTATCGCCGGCTGGGTCACCGCCCATGCCCGCCGCTTTCCGAAAACGGGCGACATCATTGATGCCCAGAATTGCCGGGCCACTGTTCTGCAGATGCGGAAGCATCGCATCACGCGTGTCCTGATTGAGAAAAACCCGGAACTTTCAGAGGCAGAACAGGAGAGAGGGGTGCAGGTATGATCTTTTCAGATCTCATTCTCATTCTAATCTGCCTATTGGGCGCCGGATTCTTTGATGGCATGGAAACGGGCGTGATTTCTCTCAACCGGATGCGCCTACGGCATCTTGCGGAAACCGGGGATCGGGCCGCCCGGATCCTTCAGAATTTCCTCCAGCAACCCGACCGCCTTCTTGGCACGACGCTGGTTGGCACCAACATCTGCATTGTTATCGCCTCAGTGATTTCCGCCAATTGGTCCTCCCAGATGCACCCCTGGCTCCAGACCTTGAATGCCATTGCCACTACACTCGTTATTCTGATCTTTGCAACCTACCTTCCCAAAGCCTGGTTCCAGAGCCATCCCTTGGAACGATGCCGACCTTTCGCCAATCCCCTGCGCTGGAGTTCTCTGATCTTGCGTCCCCTGATCAATTCCGCGAACTGGATCACCAACTGGATCGTACCTTCCGCAACCGCTCCCAAAGCCACCCGGGCGCTCGTTGCTACCAAAGATGAAATTGATCTTCTTGCACAGGAAAGCGCCGATCACGGAGCCCTCTCCCCACGCCAGCGCATCATGATCCGTCGTGTGCTGGAGCTTTCCACTAAAAATGCCCGTCACATCATGACCCCGCGCGATCAGATGGCCATACTCCCTTCATCTGCTGATATTACGGCGCTCATGTTAAAGGTTCGCGAATGTGCCCATACCCGCCTCCCCGTATGTGAGGAGGACGGCAAGACTATTAAAGGCACGATCAACTTCTTTGACGTTATGGCTGGCTGCGACGACTGCTTTGGCGGCAGCATCAAACCCTATATCCGCCCTGCTCTATTCGTCCAAGACACCACGCCTCTGATGGAGGCCTTTGCCAAGCTCCGCCTTTCAAAACAATCGATGTGCCTGGTGGTCAACAGTACGCAAGAAGTTATCGGGTTAATCACCAACCAAAACGTCCTCCAGACGATTGTGGGGAAAACGTGAAGAGGCGTTCCGCCCCTCTTCCCAGCACCACCTGCCCCGCCTGCAACCGTTTCATCGGATTTTTTCTGGAATGTCCCTATTGCGGCATTGAGTCACCTGCCCTGCCCCTGCAACGCACTCTGCGACTCATGGCGATCACCCTGGGCATCGGCGGCATTACAGCCCTGCTGCTCATCGCCCATTATATTCCTGCTCCTGCTATGCCTGTTGCCCAACTCCGCCCGGTCATGAATTATGGTTATGTCACCCTGACAGGAACCGTGGTCGCAGAACCCCGGATAATCGGGAATCCCGCATCACCCCAGTCTATCTCCTTCGAACTGGCAGATGCAGGCGGACAACTGATGGTAACGGCTGCCCGGGCAGTCGCAAGCGAGCTTCTTGTCCATGACAACCTTCCCTCCGCCACACAACCCGTACAGGCCACGGGGCACCTCTATCTGGTCGCCGGGCGATCTCCCCGTATGTATTTGGATTCGATCCAATCAAAACCGCAAAACGGCTCACACGAGGTTCGCCCTCCATGAAGAATGATCTCGACAGAACCATCCTGTATTCCGCTGATCAAATCCAAAAACGGGTCAATGAATTGGCGGACGAAATCGCTCGGGATTATGGACATGAGGAGTTCCTCGCCATCTCCATTATGAAAGGGAGTTTCATCTTTGCCGCTGATCTCATTCGCTGCCTGTCCCTCCGGAAGGCCCAACCT
This sequence is a window from bacterium. Protein-coding genes within it:
- the leuS gene encoding leucine--tRNA ligase, with product MNEHYPFNEIEPKWQKYWQDQKVFKVDTSIHEKKYYCLTMFPYPSGTMHVGHGRNYIIGDAVTRYKMIRGFRVLSPMGWDAFGLPAENAAKQRGVHPKEWTYSNIKQMKRQLQSWGIAYDWDREIATCHPDYYKWTQWVFLKLHERGLAFQKNAPVNWCDYCTTLANEEVHADGTCERCGRKVVKKDLTQWFFKITEYAGKLLDDLSLLDQWPEKVRTMQGNWIGRSTGAKVDFTIAETGDPCPVFTTRPDTIYGVTFMALAPEHPLVEKLLKNNPRAAEIKAFVEKEKMVSAAERTDDTAKKEGVFTGFHVRNPYNGELAPLWITNYVLMEYGTGAVMAVPAHDQRDFEFAKTYNLPIKVVIQNPEGTLDAAALTEAYVEDGAMANSAPFNGRNNREAMTDIIQLAKDKGFGDFTTNYRIRDWLISRQRYWGSPIPIIHCTDCGAVPVPEKDLPVLLPDDVDFKTERGNPLSFHEGFINTTCPKCGKPARRETDTLAQWICSCWYYLRYVNPRDNTVAYNKADVDYWLPVDQYIGGIEHAVLHLLYSRFILKVLHDADTCSFPEPFKALFTQGMICKRSEKDGQLYKMSKSKGNVVSPDELIREYGADTVRLYTLFIGPPEKDAEWSDTAVEGSFRFLRRIWRRVHETHPLLQASAKLKTDLSKMETPERDLYRKLHESIAKITHDLEGAFQFNTAIAQIMELMNAVEAMKIDASSSEQCRAVYRETIETLVVLISPFAPHIAEELWVELGHQPSVLTAPWPQVNEKALARDTIEIVIQLNGKIKSREVIPTRLSPKEIETHVLTLEPVKHMLTGLTMRKVVVIPGKLVNIVATP
- a CDS encoding hemolysin family protein → MSGLILVEGAGLGVLLMLSAFFSSAETALFSLSPMQIHRLRRHHPKATKRLEELLAAPADLLASILIGNTVVNVAVANLGFIVAEQIFPLHGELVAIPAVTLILIIFGELAPKRLGLRKPDSLAILYLPALTLLIRLCAPLHILMEKITHSFRSHFTPRRSALTKAELLTAVDVGHEEGVLNKEERAMVDGIIRLEKLQAKDVMTPRVDLISLDIEDDPAIFANICRKARFRFLPVCIGDLDHVKGFLDVARYLMDPGKDISSALHPHFYVPDTAPLDTLLTMFQQQSRRLAIVIDEYGGTAGLITIGDILDEIAEFTGEQPDGQSPNIEPVGENRWQVAGDTSLEEVNYELDLALDVEGADRIAGWVTAHARRFPKTGDIIDAQNCRATVLQMRKHRITRVLIEKNPELSEAEQERGVQV
- a CDS encoding hemolysin family protein, which codes for MIFSDLILILICLLGAGFFDGMETGVISLNRMRLRHLAETGDRAARILQNFLQQPDRLLGTTLVGTNICIVIASVISANWSSQMHPWLQTLNAIATTLVILIFATYLPKAWFQSHPLERCRPFANPLRWSSLILRPLINSANWITNWIVPSATAPKATRALVATKDEIDLLAQESADHGALSPRQRIMIRRVLELSTKNARHIMTPRDQMAILPSSADITALMLKVRECAHTRLPVCEEDGKTIKGTINFFDVMAGCDDCFGGSIKPYIRPALFVQDTTPLMEAFAKLRLSKQSMCLVVNSTQEVIGLITNQNVLQTIVGKT